Proteins encoded within one genomic window of Acidimicrobiia bacterium:
- the tatA gene encoding twin-arginine translocase TatA/TatE family subunit: MSVGPTELLIVLGIVLLLFGSTQLPKLARSMGQASKEFKKGVTEGAPDEDGDSVT; this comes from the coding sequence GTGTCCGTGGGCCCCACCGAGTTGCTGATCGTCCTCGGCATCGTCCTGCTGCTCTTCGGCAGCACCCAGCTCCCCAAGCTGGCCCGCTCCATGGGCCAGGCGTCGAAGGAGTTCAAGAAGGGTGTGACCGAAGGGGCACCCGACGAGGACGGCGACTCCGTCACGTAG